ttgaatttagttttgtgtatggtgtataaaagtgtccagtttcattctttttcatgtaactGTAGTttctccagcaccatttattgaagagtctgttttttccctattatatattcttacctcctttgttgtagattaattaaccatgtaagcatgggtttatttctgagctctctgttctgttccattgatctatatttctgtttttgtgccagttttGATTctgcagctttgtagtgtatcttgaaaacTGCGATTGTggtatctccagctttgttcttctttgtcaagtgtgctttggctatttggggtctcttgtggttccatacagattttaagactactttttctagttccttgaaaaatgctgttggtattttcatagggattgcattgagtctgtagattgctttgggtagtagggacattttaacaatgttaattctttcaatccatgacaatggtatatatcttttcatttatttgtgtcatcttcaatttgtttcatcagtgttctatagttttcagagtatagatctttcacctcggttaaatttattcctaggtgtttcattctttttggtgcaattataaatggaattgttttcttaatttctctttctgctacttcatttttagtgcatagaaacacaactgatttctgtatattaattttgtatcctacaacttcaCTGGATTCACTTATTACCTCTGATAATTTTCTGTTGCAGTCTTTAGGGTTGtctatatatagtgtcatgtcatctacaaattagtgacagttttacttcttccttaccaatttggatgccttttatttatttttcttgtctgattgctatggctaggacttcccagtactatgttgaatgaaagtggtaaGAATAGAcatcttgtcttgtttctgatcttagaggagaagctctcaggttttcaccACTGAATGTGATGTTagttgtggatttttcatatatggcctttcttattttgaggtatgttccctctaagccaactttgttgagactttttatcatgaatggatgttgaattttgtcagatgctttttctgcatttactgagatgatcatatgattttatcctttgttttgttaatgtagtgcttcacattgatttacaaatattgagccatccttgcacacctggaataaatcccacttgattgtggtaaatgattcttttaatgtattgttgaatatgctcatatttatttttgcatctatgttcaacagggatattggcctgtagtttttgttgttgttgttgttgtagtgtctttgcttttgatatcagggtaatgctggcctcacaggaagttctttctcttgtgttttttggaatattttgaggagaataggtaatcactgtttaaatatttggtagcatttaccatctggtcctggacttttgtctTTTGGGAGCTTTTCGATTGCCTTTTCAATTTCATCACTAGCAATTGGTCTATGcatattttctattccttcctgatTCGTTCTTGGATGATTGTATGTCTCTGgaaatttaaccatttcttctaggttgtccaatttgtaaaaatgtcattcttaaattccacaggtGGATTCTTTTGAACTGTTATTTGTAGTTACTAAACTTGAACATACTCTGCATTATTGTTGTAGAAGGAAGATCTTCTGGAGCCACAAGAACAGCTTCCCCCGCCTCCTTTAACACCTCCCATTTCCCAGGTCGATGCTGCTATTGGATTACTAATGCCTCCTCTTCAGACCCCTGATAATCTCTCTGTTTTCTGTGACCACAACTATACTGTGGAGGATACAATGCACCAGAGAAAAAGGATTCATCAGCTAGAACAACAAGTTGAAAAACTCCGAAAGAAGCTCAAGACTGCACAGCAGCGGTGCAGAAGACAAGAACGACAGCTTGAAAAATTAAAGGAGGTTGTTCacttccagaaagagaaggaTGACATATCAGAGAGAGGTTAC
The sequence above is a segment of the Zalophus californianus isolate mZalCal1 chromosome 2, mZalCal1.pri.v2, whole genome shotgun sequence genome. Coding sequences within it:
- the THAP1 gene encoding THAP domain-containing protein 1 — protein: MVQSCSAYGCKNRYDKDKPVSFHKFPLTRPSLCKKWEAAVRRKNFKPTKYSSICSEHFTPDCFKRECNNKLLKENAVPTIFLCTEPHDKKEDLLEPQEQLPPPPLTPPISQVDAAIGLLMPPLQTPDNLSVFCDHNYTVEDTMHQRKRIHQLEQQVEKLRKKLKTAQQRCRRQERQLEKLKEVVHFQKEKDDISERGYVILPNDYFEIVEVPA